One window of the Passer domesticus isolate bPasDom1 chromosome 14, bPasDom1.hap1, whole genome shotgun sequence genome contains the following:
- the PIGB gene encoding GPI mannosyltransferase 3, whose amino-acid sequence MPEAVRLRKRRSVLYSSAGAAAAQRGAGAAAPASLLVLALALRTLNCFLVQTSFVPDEYWQSLEVAHRMVFNYGYLTWEWTSSLRGYSYPLIFASMYKALQLLAKDNVQLLIWVPRLAQAVLAAFADVKLYSLVQHLENSETAKFVFFCQLCSWFTWYSCTRTLTNTMETILTIFALSYYPIKGSKMGNSCKYLALVALAIVIRPTAVIPWMPLVFSHFLQEQRKADLILHKCIPVGLVTVGTSLIIDRVFFGEWVLVQLNFLKFNVLQNLGTFYGSHPWHWYLTQGLPVVLGPHLPFFIHGCALAPRRYRILLLALIWTLLVYSTLSHKEFRFIYPVLPFCMIFCGYSLRYLKAWKRTAASFLLLSNLVPALYTGLVHQRGTLDVMSHIQQLCNHSQQSQAFVFILMPCHSTPFYSHVHCPLKMRFLQCPPDLTGNASYVDEADVFYSNPLGWLNKEFYNDTLLPSHLILFNVLEQEISSFLALRGYEKTATLFHTHVPEGRVGSHISIYRRKTEINYP is encoded by the exons ATGCCGGAGGCGGTGCGGCTCCGCAAGCGGCGGTCGGTGCTGTACAGCTCGGCCGGGGCGGCGGCCGCGCAGCGAGGCGCCg GTGCGGCCGCGCCCGCGTCGCTGCTGGTGCTCGCCCTGGCGCTGCGGACGCTCAATTGCTTCCTCGTCCAGACCAGCTTCGTCCCGGACGAGTACTGGCAGTCGCTGGAGGTGGCCCATCGCATGGTCTTCAA TTATGGTTACCTGACTTGGGAATGGACAAGTAGCTTAAGGGGCTACTCGTACCCACTGATCTTTGCAAGCATGTACAAAGCATTACAGCTGCTGGCTAAGGATAATGTTCAGCTGCTG ATCTGGGTCCCTAGGCTTgcacaggcagtgctggctgcttttGCTGATGTGAAGCTTTACTCATTAGTGCAACACCTTGAAAATTCAGAAACAGCAAAGTTCGTG TTCTTCTGCCAACTCTGTTCCTGGTTTACATGGTATTCCTGTACCAGAACTCTAACAAACACCATGGAGACTATTCTTACCATTTTTGCTCTTTCCTACTATCCAATAAAAGGCTCCAAGATGGGGAACAG TTGTAAGTATTTAGCTTTGGTTGCACTTGCCATTGTTATTCGTCCCACTGCTGTTATCCCGTGGATGCCTTTGGTCTTCAGCCATTTTTTGCAAGAACAGAGGAAAGCAGACCTTATCCTACACAAGTGCATTCCAGTTGG ATTGGTCACAGTAGGAACCTCTTTAATAATTGACCGTGTGTTTTTTGGTGAG TGGGTACTGGTTCAGCTGAACTTCTTGAAATTCAACGTGCTGCAGAATTTGGGAACATTTTATGGCTCCCACCCTTGGCACTGGTACCTGACCCAGGGACTCCCAGTTGTCCTGGGTCCCCACCTGCCGTTCTTTATTCACGGCTGTGCGCTGGCACCCAGGCGGTACCGCATCCTTCTGCTGGCACTGATCTGGACACTGCTGGTGTACAG CACACTGAGCCATAAGGAATTCAGGTTCATCTATCCAGTACTGCCATTCTGCATGATTTTTTGTG GATATTCTTTGAGATACCTGAAAGCATGGAAGAGAACTGCAGCAAGTTTCCTGCTGTTATCCAATTTAGTCCCAGCCCTGTACACAGGCTTGGTTCACCAGCGGGGCACTCTGGATGTTATGAGTcacatccagcagctctgcaatcACTCTCAGCAGTCCCAAGCTTTTGTCTTCATCCTGATGCCGTGCCACTCTACCCCATTTTACAG TCATGTTCACTGTCCTCTAAAAATGAGATTTCTTCAGTGTCCCCCAGACCTAACTGGCAACGCGAGCTACGTTGATGAAGCAGATGTGTTTTACTCTAATCCACTTGGCTGGCTGAATAAGGAGTTCTACAATGACACATTATTACCCAGTCACTTGATCCTCTTCAATGTGCTAGAACAG GAAATATCATCATTTCTAGCTTTAAGGGGCTATGAGAAAACAGCCACTCTCTTTCATACTCATGTACCTGAAGGACGAGTTGGAAGCCACATCTCCATCTACAGgagaaaaactgaaattaattaTCCCTGA